The Sphingobacterium bambusae genome includes a window with the following:
- a CDS encoding response regulator transcription factor, with protein MDKKYRLAIVEDRQHVLDLLASFFSVSKFFDLQLTANSYEALTDRWKSQQLDIVLSDIGLPGKSGIETTWYVKRRAPDVQVVMFTVFENKDAVFQALCAGASGYLLKGTPLPQIEERLLEVMNGGSVMSPQVARLVFEHFNPALNVSKYEKTEQLTPREIEIVSMLQAGASYKEVASTLFVSVDTVKYHIRNIYQKLQVSSRAELILKYK; from the coding sequence ATGGATAAAAAATACCGTTTGGCCATTGTCGAGGATCGACAACATGTATTGGATCTCTTAGCTAGTTTTTTCAGCGTCTCCAAATTTTTTGACCTGCAGCTCACGGCAAACTCGTATGAGGCGCTGACCGATCGTTGGAAATCGCAACAGCTTGATATCGTGCTGAGTGATATCGGCTTGCCCGGTAAGTCGGGCATTGAAACCACTTGGTATGTCAAACGACGGGCCCCCGATGTGCAGGTGGTGATGTTTACTGTCTTTGAAAATAAAGATGCCGTGTTTCAGGCCTTATGCGCGGGCGCATCTGGCTATCTGCTCAAGGGGACACCGCTACCGCAGATCGAAGAACGCTTGTTGGAGGTGATGAACGGAGGCTCGGTGATGAGTCCGCAGGTGGCGCGCCTCGTCTTCGAGCATTTCAACCCGGCATTAAATGTCAGCAAATACGAAAAAACGGAACAATTAACGCCTCGCGAAATTGAAATAGTCTCCATGCTGCAAGCCGGCGCATCTTATAAAGAAGTGGCTAGCACTTTATTTGTAAGCGTCGATACCGTGAAGTACCATATTCGAAATATTTACCAAAAATTGCAGGTGAGTAGCCGAGCTGAATTGATTTTGAAGTATAAGTAG
- a CDS encoding polysaccharide biosynthesis protein, which produces MKLNLLRRKLRKDNPRWVILLVDMCIVLLCYLVSHYIVNSFRGNFNVLLMSKKSLLVLTVYTGSFLYMRTYRDIVRHTGLSEAIRIFKTVWLACMLLFVISFGVRQVFVKGTPISDYLRQSYALIFTHGFFTMVMLVAARVVYRQLYEALFFTKRKSRHLLIFGASRPGLVAYAMLNDDIRAKNKVLAFVEDKANKVGKNSRGIRILDIADIDEDYVRRHDIDEVIIAVENNDPERLSRVTDHFQQLNLELKIMQPGRSLLNGGGKRQIRKLQIEDLLGRKPIRLNNPIVEEELHDRVILVTGAAGSIGSELARQIGRVNYKKLILLDQAESPLYDLQQTIHLQQPEYASFVVGDVRDHIFMKRIFEKYRPTVIFHAAAYKHVPLMEENPYEAIWTNVYGSRIMADLAMEFEAYKFVMISTDKAVNPTNVMGASKRAAEIYINSCNARSKTNFIITRFGNVLGSNGSVIPLFEKQMERGGPLTLTHPDITRYFMTIPEACQLVLEAGTMGHGGEIFVFDMGKSIKIMDLAKRMIKLKGYRYPQDIDIKIVGLRPGEKIFEELLADNENTINTHHPKIMIAKVCTEDLPMKRVQIEALCTYVKYETGGSENVQLEIVRQLKGIVPEFVSQNSVFSELDTVDSKFVS; this is translated from the coding sequence ATGAAGCTGAATTTATTACGAAGGAAGTTGAGAAAAGATAATCCCCGTTGGGTGATTCTTTTGGTGGACATGTGTATTGTTCTGCTCTGCTACCTCGTGTCTCATTATATCGTCAATAGTTTTCGCGGAAATTTTAATGTGCTCTTGATGAGCAAAAAGAGTCTGTTGGTCTTGACGGTGTATACAGGTTCATTTCTGTACATGCGCACCTATCGCGACATTGTGCGGCACACCGGACTCAGTGAAGCCATACGGATCTTTAAGACGGTGTGGCTGGCTTGCATGCTCCTTTTCGTGATCAGTTTCGGTGTACGGCAGGTCTTTGTGAAAGGTACGCCTATTAGTGATTATCTCCGACAATCCTATGCCTTGATTTTTACCCATGGTTTTTTTACCATGGTAATGCTGGTGGCGGCGAGGGTAGTCTACCGGCAGCTTTACGAGGCCTTGTTTTTTACGAAACGAAAAAGCCGACATCTTTTAATCTTTGGCGCTTCAAGACCTGGATTGGTGGCTTATGCCATGCTGAACGATGATATCCGCGCGAAGAATAAAGTGCTCGCTTTCGTAGAGGATAAAGCCAATAAAGTAGGCAAGAACTCGCGCGGGATCCGAATTTTGGATATTGCCGATATCGATGAAGACTATGTGCGTCGTCATGATATCGATGAGGTGATCATTGCTGTAGAAAACAATGACCCCGAGCGTTTGTCCCGGGTTACGGATCATTTCCAGCAATTGAACCTCGAACTAAAAATTATGCAGCCGGGTCGTTCCCTGTTAAATGGCGGTGGAAAACGGCAAATCCGCAAGCTGCAGATCGAAGATCTTTTGGGGCGCAAGCCTATACGTTTGAATAATCCCATTGTGGAGGAAGAGTTGCATGATCGGGTGATCTTGGTGACGGGCGCTGCGGGATCCATAGGCAGTGAACTGGCACGACAGATAGGACGCGTAAACTATAAAAAATTAATTCTACTGGATCAAGCCGAATCGCCGCTTTACGATTTGCAGCAAACGATCCACCTACAGCAACCGGAGTACGCCTCCTTTGTGGTTGGAGATGTAAGAGACCACATTTTTATGAAGCGTATCTTTGAAAAATATCGACCTACGGTGATCTTTCATGCGGCGGCCTATAAGCATGTGCCCCTGATGGAGGAAAATCCGTATGAAGCCATTTGGACAAATGTGTATGGCAGTCGGATTATGGCCGATTTGGCGATGGAATTTGAGGCCTACAAGTTCGTGATGATTTCTACCGACAAGGCCGTGAACCCTACGAATGTGATGGGGGCGAGCAAGCGGGCGGCGGAGATTTATATTAACTCCTGCAATGCACGCAGCAAGACTAATTTTATCATTACCCGGTTTGGCAACGTGCTCGGATCCAACGGATCGGTCATTCCGCTCTTCGAAAAGCAAATGGAGCGTGGTGGACCACTTACCTTAACCCATCCTGATATTACCCGCTATTTCATGACTATTCCGGAGGCCTGTCAACTGGTGCTGGAAGCGGGGACCATGGGGCATGGCGGAGAGATTTTTGTGTTTGATATGGGCAAATCGATTAAGATTATGGATTTGGCCAAACGTATGATCAAGCTGAAAGGTTACCGCTATCCGCAAGATATTGATATCAAAATTGTGGGTCTACGCCCAGGAGAAAAGATCTTTGAAGAGCTGCTAGCTGATAATGAGAACACCATCAATACGCACCATCCGAAGATTATGATTGCTAAAGTTTGCACGGAGGATTTACCGATGAAACGCGTACAGATCGAAGCCCTGTGTACCTATGTAAAGTATGAGACGGGCGGATCGGAAAATGTGCAATTGGAAATTGTACGACAACTCAAAGGTATCGTTCCCGAGTTTGTGTCGCAAAATTCGGTATTCAGCGAACTTGATACCGTAGATAGCAAATTCGTTTCTTAA
- a CDS encoding DUF5009 domain-containing protein: MTATAQQRFLAIDILRATTMFFMIFVNDTWTLTDIPHWIEHVAADADGMGFADVIFPLFLFIVGLSLPYAIDSKRAKGEKAASILWHIASRTFALLSMGFFLVNQENYSPNAYLHKSWWTSLLILAFFLIWRVYPKGNKAVIWYKLIGVSLLIALVFLYENIDGQRGLTAMGIHWWGILGLIGWGYFTAALVYFLAKGRLLPILLAIALLLAINIGTHLHIMQAFAGIQPYFWFAGDGAMGLFCLFGVLSTLLYRELQEKVSARYVSFLALASLLLIAGFATRPLWGISKIQSTPSWVLICSGIAVCMFALAIAIAKSKAALKWHAAIRPAGSSTLTCYLVPYVFYALMGAAYTQLPAILTTGLVGIAKSLLFAYLIIQITAALEKKSWKLKI; the protein is encoded by the coding sequence ATGACAGCAACAGCGCAACAGCGATTTCTAGCGATCGATATCCTTCGGGCAACCACCATGTTCTTCATGATCTTCGTAAACGACACTTGGACCTTAACGGATATTCCTCACTGGATCGAGCATGTTGCGGCGGATGCCGACGGGATGGGTTTCGCCGATGTAATTTTTCCCTTGTTCCTCTTTATCGTAGGCCTTTCCCTCCCCTATGCCATCGATAGTAAAAGAGCGAAAGGCGAAAAAGCGGCGTCCATCCTGTGGCACATCGCTTCCCGTACCTTTGCGTTGTTGAGCATGGGCTTTTTTCTGGTGAACCAAGAAAACTATAGCCCCAATGCCTATCTGCATAAATCTTGGTGGACCAGCCTGCTGATACTCGCTTTCTTCTTGATCTGGCGAGTTTATCCCAAAGGCAACAAAGCGGTGATTTGGTATAAGCTGATTGGTGTATCGTTGCTTATAGCCTTAGTTTTTCTGTATGAGAACATCGATGGTCAGCGCGGACTCACGGCCATGGGCATACACTGGTGGGGTATCCTCGGCCTTATCGGCTGGGGATACTTCACGGCCGCCCTGGTGTATTTTTTGGCCAAAGGTCGGTTGTTGCCTATTCTGCTAGCCATCGCACTCTTGCTGGCCATCAATATAGGCACACATTTGCATATCATGCAGGCCTTTGCAGGCATACAACCTTACTTCTGGTTTGCCGGCGACGGCGCCATGGGCTTATTTTGCCTATTTGGCGTGCTCTCTACCTTGCTGTATCGAGAGCTGCAAGAAAAGGTAAGCGCGCGCTATGTATCCTTTTTGGCGCTCGCGAGCTTGCTTTTGATCGCTGGTTTTGCCACACGCCCGCTCTGGGGCATTTCCAAAATTCAGTCTACCCCCTCGTGGGTATTGATCTGCAGCGGCATTGCTGTTTGTATGTTTGCGTTGGCGATAGCAATTGCCAAGTCCAAAGCAGCCCTAAAATGGCACGCGGCCATACGTCCAGCAGGCAGCAGCACCTTGACCTGCTACCTGGTGCCTTATGTGTTTTACGCACTTATGGGAGCCGCCTATACCCAACTTCCCGCTATACTGACCACTGGGCTTGTTGGCATCGCGAAATCCTTACTGTTCGCCTACCTCATTATACAGATAACAGCCGCTTTAGAAAAGAAATCTTGGAAGTTAAAGATATGA
- a CDS encoding glycosyl hydrolase family 18 protein → MKKITSLLIIAISILQLGCSSDDTFDNEFYPRIFDNGNTFTSPNRIVSEGESVNYGRLSFSPSPSRGMEISWKVDGVHVSSDTAFVFNPPAGGGEFEISLEASYKGQSSKRISKVLVSPSSYTPKPYEHIALSYLTENGNATHIDWAQVTHVAFNGARVLPEGTVDFSKGDLNQVTDELVARAHIHGVPFLLSVSGRLSGVDGWSLYNNTDFGTVISDPIMMPQLVSSLAAYVAAKRIDGVDILMTDLSNDDYGISARNAAAVAPFIRALKAALPSTAIVTATVTTNYLHWEYTDLSAADWIHVRSFENGLHVGPGAPLGQSSPMDFLISSANIWLNKGYPAAKLVLGIPAFGVRYDRLDANGNNQDWGSYGYMPFVEILNASSDEQAYSKDFLPNVASGVYYNGTELVKQKAAYIKSNGFKGAYLWAGDYDVRDARSLMNSIKSSLGE, encoded by the coding sequence ATGAAAAAAATAACAAGTCTACTCATCATCGCCATCAGCATCCTGCAACTGGGATGCTCCAGCGACGATACTTTTGATAATGAATTTTACCCGCGGATATTTGATAACGGCAATACCTTCACCTCGCCCAATCGCATTGTCTCGGAAGGCGAGTCCGTCAACTACGGCAGGCTGAGTTTTTCCCCTTCGCCTAGCCGCGGCATGGAGATCAGCTGGAAGGTTGATGGCGTGCATGTATCCAGCGATACCGCTTTTGTGTTTAACCCACCTGCCGGTGGTGGCGAATTTGAGATCTCGCTCGAAGCGAGCTACAAGGGCCAAAGCTCTAAACGTATCTCCAAGGTACTGGTCAGCCCATCATCCTATACACCCAAGCCCTATGAACATATCGCCCTTTCCTACCTCACCGAGAATGGCAATGCGACCCATATCGATTGGGCGCAGGTCACCCATGTGGCCTTCAATGGAGCACGCGTGCTGCCTGAAGGAACGGTGGATTTCTCGAAAGGCGATCTCAATCAAGTGACCGATGAACTGGTGGCACGTGCACATATCCACGGCGTCCCCTTTTTACTCAGTGTGTCTGGCCGTCTGTCGGGCGTAGATGGCTGGTCGCTATACAACAATACCGACTTCGGAACGGTGATCAGCGATCCGATTATGATGCCGCAACTGGTCAGCAGCTTAGCCGCCTATGTAGCAGCCAAGCGCATCGACGGCGTAGACATCTTGATGACCGACTTGAGCAACGATGATTATGGCATCTCCGCCCGTAATGCTGCTGCTGTAGCACCGTTCATACGTGCGCTGAAAGCCGCCTTACCCAGCACTGCAATCGTCACCGCAACGGTCACCACCAATTACCTGCATTGGGAATATACCGATCTTTCTGCCGCCGACTGGATACATGTGCGTTCATTCGAGAATGGCCTGCATGTAGGCCCTGGCGCTCCCTTGGGGCAATCTTCTCCCATGGATTTCTTGATCAGCTCGGCCAATATTTGGCTCAACAAAGGCTATCCGGCAGCCAAATTAGTATTGGGCATTCCGGCCTTCGGTGTTCGTTATGATCGCTTAGATGCCAATGGCAACAACCAAGACTGGGGTTCCTACGGGTACATGCCTTTTGTCGAAATTTTAAATGCCAGCAGTGATGAGCAGGCCTACAGCAAAGACTTTCTACCTAACGTAGCTTCCGGCGTTTATTACAACGGTACAGAACTCGTGAAGCAAAAAGCGGCATACATCAAGAGCAATGGCTTTAAAGGCGCTTACCTTTGGGCGGGCGATTACGATGTGCGCGATGCACGATCCTTGATGAATAGTATTAAAAGCAGCCTCGGCGAATAA
- a CDS encoding glycosyl hydrolase family 18 protein: MKKYISFLFASMHLLLACAKPQEAVEQPEPGKKALVVGYLFANEQLLNAAKQVDFAKITHLNIAFINPDAQGNFAEVAGLKEAAQLAHHSGVKVFASFAGGNPPQHLKHLLQPAQQSKLIEQFAQLIDRYNLDGIDVDLEGDFIDGNYESFVLALSKMLRSRGKEMTAAVATWTSNRISDKALAVYDLLHIMSYDHTGPWNKDKPGPHATYEHMVADFTHWRDARKVPASKLVIGVPFYGYGFGEAIADDITFKELIAQYPLSADADKIDIPGKGTFYYNGRKAIGKKAAYAREQRAAGIMIWHLLADAPAPNSLLHIIVEQLAE, from the coding sequence ATGAAAAAATACATCAGCTTCCTTTTTGCCAGCATGCACCTGCTTCTTGCCTGTGCAAAACCACAAGAGGCCGTCGAACAACCCGAGCCGGGCAAGAAAGCCCTCGTTGTGGGCTACCTCTTTGCCAACGAACAATTGCTGAATGCAGCCAAACAGGTAGACTTTGCGAAGATCACCCACCTGAATATTGCCTTTATCAATCCCGATGCACAAGGGAATTTCGCCGAAGTAGCCGGCCTGAAAGAAGCCGCACAACTAGCTCACCATAGCGGCGTTAAGGTTTTTGCCTCTTTTGCTGGTGGAAATCCTCCCCAGCACCTGAAACACTTGCTGCAGCCGGCACAGCAATCCAAATTGATCGAACAATTCGCCCAGTTGATTGATCGCTACAACTTAGATGGCATTGATGTCGATCTGGAAGGCGATTTTATTGACGGCAATTACGAATCGTTTGTGCTCGCACTATCCAAGATGTTGCGCAGCAGGGGTAAAGAAATGACCGCCGCCGTGGCCACCTGGACATCGAATCGCATATCCGATAAGGCTCTCGCCGTATATGACCTGCTGCACATCATGTCTTACGACCATACCGGTCCTTGGAACAAAGACAAGCCCGGCCCGCACGCCACCTACGAACATATGGTCGCCGATTTTACCCATTGGCGCGATGCCAGAAAAGTGCCCGCCAGTAAGCTTGTCATCGGTGTCCCTTTCTATGGATATGGTTTTGGCGAGGCTATAGCCGATGATATCACCTTCAAGGAACTCATCGCTCAGTATCCTTTGTCGGCAGATGCCGACAAAATAGACATCCCAGGGAAAGGCACCTTCTATTACAACGGACGGAAAGCCATCGGTAAAAAAGCAGCCTACGCCCGAGAGCAACGCGCTGCCGGGATCATGATCTGGCATTTGCTTGCCGATGCGCCGGCACCGAATTCGCTACTACATATTATTGTTGAGCAGCTAGCGGAATAG
- a CDS encoding SusD/RagB family nutrient-binding outer membrane lipoprotein, translating to MRKLFIFPLLTTALLVASSCDKFGDVNTDPTRSSDLDPAIQLSQVQLRYSGDLEINEKLHLCLTMPIVQQVGGIWANRWGQMYIYNRLYLSSLWENAYRQDITDIVSAVDRSADNPDLSNLHNVCRIMKVYEFARMTDLYGDVPYSEAGKAYSGGITHPKFDKQEDIYNDFFVELADAVAQLDPAKDRVQGDLFYNGDINAWKKFANSLRLRYAMRLVKVNPEKARTEAQAALAAGLFSSNEDICSLQHEDVQNSYTDVRGNALSAAFVQAEVQPRVNNTFIEQFRSTNDPRMAHLFRYYIDIINRPFDRQDITDPLRAQIGYNGVRPTDYVWDEWLNPITITLANGTTVQAVNNDQKVQLANFMIRNNAPFLHMTYAEVSLLLAEAAVRWPGNWGASAAEHYGNGIRAACQQLALYPGGPSIADSQINSFISGNSLLPGREIELINKQLWIALLMNGTEAFANWRRTGFPQLTASLTGESNTTSIPRRLEYPINELEQNRANATVAIEALGALGNSWTNRVWWDRP from the coding sequence ATGAGAAAGCTATTTATATTTCCTCTATTAACAACAGCACTACTTGTAGCCTCTTCCTGCGACAAGTTTGGCGACGTAAACACCGATCCAACCCGATCCAGCGACCTCGACCCAGCTATACAGCTGTCGCAGGTTCAACTACGCTATTCCGGCGATCTCGAGATCAACGAAAAGCTCCATCTATGCCTTACCATGCCCATTGTGCAGCAGGTGGGTGGCATCTGGGCAAATCGCTGGGGGCAGATGTATATTTACAACAGGCTCTACCTGTCGTCCCTTTGGGAAAATGCCTATCGGCAGGATATCACCGACATCGTATCCGCCGTAGACCGCAGTGCGGATAATCCCGACCTCTCCAATCTGCATAACGTATGCCGCATTATGAAGGTCTACGAATTTGCACGCATGACCGACCTTTACGGCGACGTCCCCTACAGCGAGGCCGGCAAGGCCTACAGCGGAGGCATCACCCATCCCAAGTTTGATAAGCAAGAGGATATCTACAACGACTTCTTCGTCGAGCTAGCCGACGCCGTCGCACAGCTGGATCCCGCAAAAGATCGCGTACAGGGCGACCTCTTCTACAACGGCGATATCAACGCTTGGAAGAAATTTGCAAATTCCCTGCGCCTGCGCTATGCGATGCGCCTGGTGAAGGTCAATCCAGAGAAAGCCCGTACAGAAGCACAAGCAGCACTTGCTGCAGGCCTTTTCAGCAGCAATGAAGATATCTGTTCGTTGCAGCACGAGGATGTACAAAATTCCTATACGGATGTTCGTGGCAATGCCCTTTCGGCGGCTTTCGTGCAAGCTGAAGTACAGCCTCGTGTCAACAATACCTTTATCGAGCAGTTCCGCAGCACCAACGATCCCCGTATGGCCCATCTGTTTCGCTACTACATTGACATCATCAACCGGCCCTTTGATCGGCAAGACATCACCGACCCCCTGCGTGCACAGATTGGCTACAATGGCGTGCGCCCTACCGATTACGTATGGGATGAATGGCTAAACCCTATCACGATCACCTTGGCAAACGGAACAACCGTACAAGCCGTAAACAATGACCAGAAGGTACAGCTGGCCAATTTTATGATCCGCAACAATGCACCCTTTCTGCACATGACCTATGCGGAGGTATCCTTGTTGCTGGCCGAGGCCGCCGTACGCTGGCCCGGCAACTGGGGAGCTAGCGCTGCCGAGCACTACGGCAACGGTATCCGTGCCGCTTGCCAGCAGCTTGCGCTCTATCCCGGTGGGCCAAGCATTGCCGACAGCCAAATAAACAGCTTTATTAGCGGCAACAGCCTCCTTCCCGGCCGTGAAATTGAGCTGATCAATAAACAATTGTGGATCGCGCTATTGATGAACGGAACCGAGGCCTTTGCCAATTGGCGGCGCACGGGCTTTCCGCAGCTCACGGCTTCACTAACCGGCGAATCCAATACGACCAGCATTCCGCGTCGACTGGAATACCCCATTAACGAACTAGAACAGAACCGCGCAAATGCTACGGTAGCCATCGAAGCGCTAGGCGCACTGGGCAACAGCTGGACCAACCGCGTGTGGTGGGATAGACCCTAA